The window ATAACCTGTGCCTAGAACTCATCACGGTAAGCTCTCCAACATAGCCAGTACTCTACCACCTCTGGACCTGGACTACTTGGGTCAACAAATTGAGACTTACTCTTGAGAGGCAGGGAGGCTCTACAAATtccagaaggaaaggaagacacAGTAGCGTGTCCTACACAAGGAGCAGACACAGAGTCTGTGCTGTGCAAGCCCTGTCCACTACATTAACACTGCTACCTTTGGGATGTAAAGTCAAAGGCACACGACACTACACTGCATGCATGCCAGTCGAGCAGAAAGCAATTGCTCTCGCAGATCAAGAGCTAGTGTCCAGGGCCTGCACCTCCCTGTacagctgcaaagaaaagcaacactTAAAAGGTGCACTAAAAAGCATTAGCTACCTTCTCATGGAGAGAGACAGGCTTACACTGGGTAAAACCCAGTCCTAACTAAGCAACCGCCTTTCTTTTGTATACAAGACTAAGGATCTGAAGTTAATGGGGATTTACCCCATTCAGCAGGTACATTTGGAAGCTGGAAGCGCTTTCAGGTAACACTTCAAAGCACTTAAAAGTCAATCCAGATGTTAGTCTGCGAATCAGGAAAGAGCCTACTTTCTAGAGGTGCTGCACCACTCCAAGTCCCAGTGAGAGCAAGAGAAAAGTTGAAACACTTGATATCTTGGGAATTAATACTACTTAAGTGCCTCCTCCACCATGCCAAAAAAAAGAGATCTGCCTACGACGCAGagcagaaaacagcactgaacAAAGGCTTTCTCCAGACATGAACTGGAGATGCCCCAGAGATACTACCTACACATAGATCATCCCCCCAGCAGGGATGATCACATACAGCAGCTTTCAGCCACCAGTCACGACACTCCAGTAACTTGGTATTTCTTCCCTATGATACCGAAGGGTGACAGTGTCAGGACCTCCACAGAGCCCTCACTGACAGCGGGTCAGGACAAGGGCTGTAGCTGGTAAGGTGGGCAGGTGACAACACGAGCTGGCAAAGCACTTTTTCTCCTATCACAGAAACTTCTCCCGCATCTGAAAGAAGCAGACCCTGACATTCATCTAGACAGCACTGTTCAAACTCCAGTAACCACATCAATGAAACTTTCCCAGTCCTTGCCAACAGGCATTCTCTTTTCATAACTTGCCCGATGAAAACATGGATGCCTAGAGCCCAGCTAAATAAGGACTGCAATTTAGTAGTCTGGGATTCATATGGTTTAAAATGGGCATCACAGCACAGTGCCTTCTCGTGTTTGAAAATAAAGGCTAAGAGAAGCAGCTTATGGGACCACGCACCTTGCAAGCCCTCACACTTGACCCTGCTGTAAAGTTCCATTGGACATACTGCATCcacatcagaaaaggaaaacagcacgCAAATctgcaagcttttttctttttcttttgaaagagtgAGCTTTTGTGTATTTGAAGCAAATAAATTCACACTGAAAATTAAGAGTCTCACTCATGGCTTTAAAATTCCAAAGCAAGCATTTACTCACAGCACAGACTCCTAATATGACACCACAGAGCAGACaacatggtttttttctgttcccagagAAAAATGCAATAATAGACAGTATTAGCAGTGGTACAAAGACTGGATTTGCTTTGAGATGAAGTAAAACAGACTAAGACGCAATACAAAAAAGAAGTAGAAGCAAAATTCAGACTTTTCAAAGTTCAGAAATATTTGGATAGTGTACAATTTTGTTATCATAAAAGCATTAATATTGTCTACCATTAGATTTCAGAGTTGCTTTCACATTTGGTTTCTTGGTTGCTTGAGGAATACTGTGATAGAACACTTCTGTAAGCTAGGTTCAAGGAAGTTGCAGTGATAAAAACATAACGCAgctaaaaggagaaaagcaacaaCCTGAcccagagaaaaaaacctgaaggagaTGGGATGCCTTATCTGAACCAAGCTGAGATGATAAAGGCTGAAGCCAAGTATTATGCAAAGAACAATGGACATTTTGGTCAGTTGTTTTACCAAACTCAGCTGTGGCTGCTTAGTCCAGAGCTTAATTTTATGCCTACGGACTGCTGAAATACACTGCTGCAGGATTTTTATCCTTTTCCCTTGCATACCTGTAATCAGCTCTGCTGTTCTTTTCAAGCTTAGGAGCTgacaatgtgttttttttaatgcagatagTTGGGCTGGGGACTTGCAAGGATCAACTTTTATATTAAATTCAAAATCAAATTCCAGGATTAGCTTTTagggttttggggaaaaaaaaccccaaaacccacaacacagtCTTACTGAACTAACAATTCAAGTACTTGATTTTTATGTGAGACTGTTATGATCTTCTGTCACCTGCAGTCTGACACCTCCTTGTACAGAATACTACACCCTGCAGTAGTACTGTACTGCAAAGACAGTAATATTCTGAAACTACAAAAATCACATCTAGACCAGGGAGctacaaataaaacaaagtgaaGCACTGCACTAAGACCAAGAAGGGTTTCAATAGCCAAGGAAGTTCCAAGtggcttccaaaaaaaccccacccacactattttaaatatatgtatgtacacacatatatacacacacggtCACAGAGTACATAGGACgatattaaagaataaaaattgtagGTGTATGCACAAACACTCACAGAGTaggatattaaaaggaaaaaaatgccggggggggggggggggggtgtcatatatatatatgtctgtgcatgtgtagatatatacacacacccctacagacaattttttctttaactaataCCCTACTACCTTTTAATGAAGAAAACCCCTGAAGTACAGAGACAACTCTTACTAACAAGAAATATCTACACCACCATTCATTTCTATTTATCAATTTActcaatttttagaaaaaaaaaagaactcctCTGCCAGTTAATATTGCAAACCTGAAGACACCAAGGGAGCTGACCCTGTGGTAGCACCTGCTAGAGACACACTGGTAACACTCAGGCCAAGGCTGTTTGCAGTGTTCATACTGCTTGCCATGCTGACAACCAAAGAGGTGCTGCTAGGGGCTGAGGTTGAAGCAGTTGAAAAGGTTCTTGAGGGCTGGAGCAAAGTTGTGTTCTCAACACTGGTGTGctagaaaggagacaaaaagaatGACAATCACAGAGCAAATAAAGCAcagtgggggaaagaaaaaacacacaaaccaaacagaaaaaccccagaCAACAATCTTTTAAGTAACGGCAGCACATGCAAAAGATAGGCATTATCTATATACCAAGCAAGCAACTAAGTTGCATGCTTGTGATTTTTAAgtattcaaagaaaattattatggGTTCAATTCAAACCACTATATCATCACAACATTATACCCTAGTAATTTGAATCTCACTCCGTTGCattatttcttcccctttgcTTGTACGCTCCTTTAAGCTAGTACTTGTTCTGTTAAATAAACTCCTACATCCTTCCAAAAGACAGCATTTGTTTACAAAAGACAGGACACCGCTACAGTGATTTCCTCAATGCACTTGTgcaatttaaaagatttaaactGTAGTGCCCCACAACAGAGTCAACGTGGTCAACTCAATCACAGACCAGATGTAGGACAGGACCACAGGAGGACGAAGGAGTTCCCGGTTTGAATCCAGCACAACACAGTGCCTCAGCCGTAAGCCGATCACACctgcaaaacagtgtcatcaacacacagaagccaaaacaactctgacaacagaaaagaaggacaGTTGGGCAAGTGTGAATTTTTAAGTTGCATACCCAGTAGGGATGGAGCATGACAAACCAAACTACAGGCATAAAGAAAGGCGGGGACCTATCTGCACCCCCCAACTGGGATTGTACACAAGTACCCCAGGACAGAATAAGGCAGCGTCTCTGACACTTGTTTGTGCAACCCTCATCCAGAGCACTGTGTTCACTACCATTTGCCTTGCTCTCTCAAATGCATTAAATACACAGGTGACAACAATGCCACATGGTAAACTGTAAAGCCATCTGTCATGAGGCATTGGTCATGACATGTATCACTCCATCACCTGCATTTTGCCAGCTAACCTCTCCAGTAGAGGCTGCTAACAGTCCGTGTTTTGGAGCAGTCTCAGACAGCCacttctgaagatatttttgtaaattttttttctttaatgcatttgTTACAAGAAATTTCTTCTTTAGTTCATCCCCCCCTTTCTGGCATGAAAGTTTCCTCTGCAGTTGTGTGACTGGCCAGCCTCTGTGATAGCTATTCCTGATTTAGTAAAAATCACAagtgggaaagatttttttttaccacaagaGAGAGGGCTGGCAGTCCTTCTTCCCTGAGATAAGGCTCCTTTCAGTTCTTCCTGTATTGGGACACAATGAGCATTAAGAGAGGGTCAGTTTATCTGATGATTATGCCAAACAGCTGTTGAAATGCAAATAGGACTTACTGCATGTGATGTGCTTGAAGACAGCCCTGAGGAAGGGGAGAGGCTGCTCTGATGACTGGAAAGAGAGCTAGAAAGAAattgcaaagaaataataaaattattttttcccagaattacttcaaatatatatatgtatagagatatacacacacacatacatatataaacacatatgtacatatagaCATACACAGAGTAGGTAGTAGGATATATAGttaaagaataaaaactgtaggtgtgtgtatgtgtatacacttACACAGAGGaggatcttaaaagaaaaaatgcctgGAGGGGCGTGTGTATATACAGACACAGCTATATACACATATCCCTAgaggctgttttttctttaactaatagcctgcagccctgctctgacAACTGGGGTCAGCTCTGACTTAAAACTGCTGGGGTTTGCTgttgaaaaacagtaaaattaatgTTCGGTGGTGGGCAGCGAGCGGTTAAAAGATTGTCCTTAAATTTCAGAGCTTTAATTACAAGTCAAGCAGCAAAGCCTCAGTGCAGGCCCCATGCCAGTCCCAGAAGAGTGCAACTCCTGGCTCCCCAGCACCAGGTTTTCATCCTCATTTTTGGCCCAAATTCTGCCAAACAAGACACAAATCTTGGATCTGTTGGTAAAAATCCTGTTGGGGATGAGGGGGGGGCAACAGGTGGTTGGTAGTAAAATAGGTGAAAAATCAGGTTTAAAATTCACTgccaatttggaaaaaaagatttttaaaaattggtgtACAGAAAGTAACAACTTTTtggatgtatttttatttgagcATATAGAAACCGAAGTTGTACATAAAGTAACAAACTTTTGGATGTATTTTGTTTTGGACATACAGAAATTGAGGTTTCATCCTGCCATGCTCCAAGGACTGTGTTCAGGCCCTAAACAGGAAGCTATGGACTGTGTGGTCCAGGGTCAGGAAAGGGGCAAGGGACCCCCAGACCCCTCGGGTCAGGTCTAGGACAGGGGCAGGACAACTGCAAACCCTGCAGGTCATGGACCAGACAGGGACAGGGCACCCCAAACCCCACGGGTCAGGGCCAGGACCGGTGCAGGGAAAGCCCAAACCCCGTGGGTCACAGCCATGGCAGGGCTAGAGAGCCCCAAACCCCACGAGTCAGTGCCTGGACAGGggcaagaaaccccaaaccacacaggtCAGGGCCAGGACTGGGGCAGGACACCCCCAAACTGCGCTGCGGCAAGGTGCCTGTGGAGAGAAGGGGCTGCTGAGGCCCCAGTGTGTCTGTGGTGCCGGGTGGGTGCGAGGGTGCGGGGCAGCGCTGGGTGCGCTGTGGGGTGCGGGCACCCGGCTGCACGTGGGAGCTGTGGGCACGGAGAGCTCGTGCAGAAAACGGGACGCCCTGCACCCCTCggctggggctctgctcgcctgcccacggctcgtctcctctcggccctgGCCATCCTGACCAGCCTGCTCTACATGTGCCGGGAAGGAGACCTGACCCTGCAGaccgaggggaccaaagctgggcaTGGTAGGGAGATGGCACTCTTGCAGGTCTCACTTTCTATGGCCCTCTCATCCCTTGCTGGTTTTACTTTCTGACCTTGCTCTGCCTACGTCTGTTGCTGGGTCTGCTCTTGTCcaggcagggtcacttttaactaacaaTTCCCACAGAAAGAAGGCGTTTCAGAAAAGAATGCCCATGAATTGAGAGGTCACTTGAAACATGATACAGTAGAAACCGACTCAGTCGAGTCTGGCCAGTAAATAACTCAGTGCTCCGGAATACCttacctctaaatgcttcatgtCTAATACATCTCAGCCATCTAACACACAAGTTTAGCAAAAGACACTCCCCTCAACTCACCGTCTTCCTTTCCTCCACAGACGGACCACGCAACACAAGACCATGCCAAgcagcacggagcccaagaccaCCATGGCACCTTCTGTGCAGTACTTCTGGAAATCCTTAGCGTCTGCGGCATTTGcg is drawn from Accipiter gentilis unplaced genomic scaffold, bAccGen1.1, whole genome shotgun sequence and contains these coding sequences:
- the LOC126037056 gene encoding uncharacterized protein LOC126037056 isoform X2, with amino-acid sequence MASPREAHHAGMYDFFQKNPGVDGKRNANAADAKDFQKYCTEGAMVVLGSVLLGMVLCCVVRLWRKGRRSLSSHQSSLSPSSGLSSSTSHAEELKGALSQGRRTASPLSCGVIGLRLRHCVVLDSNRELLRPPVVLSYICTPVLRTQLCSSPQEPFQLLQPQPLAAPLWLSAWQAV
- the LOC126037056 gene encoding uncharacterized protein LOC126037056 isoform X1; amino-acid sequence: MALQGSFVSAETKEMLQPQDVRSFGDANKVRKNISWQGQTSCEITSSAQDPLTCRIVPPGVDGKRNANAADAKDFQKYCTEGAMVVLGSVLLGMVLCCVVRLWRKGRRSLSSHQSSLSPSSGLSSSTSHAEELKGALSQGRRTASPLSCGVIGLRLRHCVVLDSNRELLRPPVVLSYICTPVLRTQLCSSPQEPFQLLQPQPLAAPLWLSAWQAV